From Streptomyces sp. TLI_105, the proteins below share one genomic window:
- the sigM gene encoding RNA polymerase sigma factor SigM, which produces MDDAIGDKRSDQELLDCHVAGDPDAFGELVRRHRDRLWAVALRTLGDREEAADAVQDALISAFRAAHTFRGQSAVTTWLHRITVNACLDRARKAASRKTSSVDDTDRFEQLLEPHESAEAPAERQDLHRELLAALATLPPDQRAALVLVDMQGYPVAEAARILGVPTGTVKSRCARGRARLLPMVTHLRADTVGNEAAGGGRNRTPGTSVPPVPGPTDTGPTDPAAVKGGGGRT; this is translated from the coding sequence TTGGACGACGCCATAGGCGACAAGCGCAGTGACCAGGAACTGCTGGACTGCCACGTGGCCGGCGATCCCGACGCCTTCGGTGAGCTCGTCCGCCGCCACCGGGACCGGCTGTGGGCGGTGGCCCTGCGGACGCTCGGCGACCGCGAGGAGGCCGCCGATGCCGTCCAGGACGCCCTGATCTCCGCCTTCCGGGCCGCCCACACCTTCCGTGGCCAGTCGGCCGTCACGACCTGGCTCCACCGCATCACGGTGAACGCCTGTCTCGACCGGGCCCGCAAGGCCGCCTCCCGCAAGACCTCGTCCGTCGACGACACCGACCGGTTCGAGCAGCTCCTCGAACCCCACGAGTCCGCCGAGGCCCCGGCCGAGCGCCAGGACCTCCACCGGGAGCTGCTGGCCGCGCTCGCCACACTCCCTCCGGACCAGCGGGCCGCCCTCGTCCTGGTCGACATGCAGGGATACCCCGTCGCCGAGGCGGCCCGTATCCTCGGCGTCCCCACCGGGACCGTGAAGAGCCGCTGCGCACGCGGACGGGCACGCCTCCTTCCGATGGTCACTCATCTGCGCGCCGACACCGTGGGTAACGAGGCCGCCGGAGGGGGAAGGAACCGGACGCCGGGGACATCCGTCCCACCGGTGCCGGGGCCGACGGATACCGGACCGACAGATCCAGCTGCTGTGAAGGGCGGAGGTGGGCGCACGTGA
- a CDS encoding inositol-3-phosphate synthase gives MGSVRVAIVGVGNCAASLVQGVEYYKDADPAAKVPGLMHVQFGDYHVGDVEFVAAFDVDAKKVGLDLSDAIGASENNTIKICDVPNKGVTVQRGHTLDGLGKYYRLTIEESAEEPVDVVQILKDRQVDVLVCYLPVGSEEAAKFYAQCAIDAKVAFVNALPVFIAGTKEWADKFTEAGVPIVGDDIKSQVGATITHRVMAKLFEDRGVRLERTMQLNVGGNMDFKNMLERDRLESKKISKTQAVTSQIPDRELGEKNVHIGPSDYVAWLDDRKWAYVRLEGRAFGDVPLNLEYKLEVWDSPNSAGVIIDALRAAKIAKDRGIGGPILSASSYFMKSPPVQYFDDEALANVEKFIKGEVER, from the coding sequence ATGGGTTCGGTTCGCGTAGCCATCGTCGGCGTGGGCAACTGCGCCGCCTCGCTGGTCCAGGGCGTCGAGTACTACAAGGACGCCGACCCGGCGGCCAAGGTGCCCGGCCTGATGCACGTCCAGTTCGGCGACTACCACGTCGGTGACGTCGAGTTCGTCGCCGCCTTCGACGTCGACGCGAAGAAGGTCGGCCTCGACCTCTCCGACGCCATCGGCGCCAGCGAGAACAACACCATCAAGATCTGCGACGTCCCGAACAAGGGCGTCACGGTCCAGCGCGGTCACACGCTCGACGGTCTCGGCAAGTACTACCGCCTGACCATCGAGGAGTCCGCCGAGGAGCCGGTCGACGTCGTCCAGATCCTCAAGGACCGCCAGGTCGACGTCCTCGTCTGCTACCTGCCCGTCGGTTCCGAGGAAGCGGCGAAGTTCTACGCCCAGTGCGCCATCGACGCCAAGGTCGCCTTCGTCAACGCCCTCCCGGTCTTCATCGCCGGGACCAAGGAGTGGGCCGACAAGTTCACCGAGGCGGGCGTCCCGATCGTCGGCGACGACATCAAGTCGCAGGTCGGCGCGACCATCACGCACCGCGTGATGGCGAAGCTGTTCGAGGACCGCGGTGTCCGTCTTGAGCGCACGATGCAGCTCAACGTCGGCGGCAACATGGACTTCAAGAACATGCTGGAGCGCGACCGCCTCGAGTCCAAGAAGATCTCGAAGACGCAGGCCGTCACCTCGCAGATCCCGGACCGCGAGCTGGGCGAGAAGAACGTCCACATCGGCCCCTCGGACTACGTGGCCTGGCTGGACGACCGCAAGTGGGCGTACGTCCGCCTCGAGGGCCGCGCGTTCGGCGACGTCCCGCTGAACCTGGAGTACAAGCTCGAGGTGTGGGACTCCCCGAACTCGGCGGGTGTCATCATCGACGCCCTGCGCGCCGCGAAGATCGCCAAGGACCGCGGCATCGGCGGCCCGATCCTCTCCGCCTCCTCGTACTTCATGAAGTCCCCGCCGGTGCAGTACTTCGACGACGAGGCCCTGGCCAACGTCGAGAAGTTCATCAAGGGTGAGGTCGAGCGCTAA
- the murJ gene encoding murein biosynthesis integral membrane protein MurJ, whose protein sequence is MNAPYDGDRGQGPGGPAPSGGTPAAPPGAGHPPVPPPQGQEPYAQNPQGQDPHAQNPYAQDPYVQDAYAHDPYRAQDMSAQDPVTEALYDRAAHPPPPPGTYQDPHALYQQPAAPQHAPDPRVWAQTPAPEPDGPSRHLPYGDDARTVQFTGVDDLVTRAGEEEPEPDAFAHLYRDQQAPGQVPTPTQEPDPLPAPAPKKSGRASGLLKSSAVMAAGTLVSRLTGFVRSLVITGALGAALLGDTFTIAYTLPTMIYILTVGGGLNSVFVPQLVRSMKNDEDGGEAYANRLLTLVMVALGLIVALAGFAAPLLIRLMSNTIADDAAANSVAVTFARYCLPTIFFMGVHVVMGQILNARGKFGAMMWTPVLNNIVMIVTFGLFIWVYGTSAESHMGVQTIPDEGIRLLGIGTLLGLVVQALAMIPYLRETGFRFRPRFDWKGHGLGKTVKLAKWTVLFVLANQAGVLVVTQLATAAGEESGKNGAGFLAYSNAQLIWGMPQAIITVSVMAALLPRISRAAHDDDPGAVRDDISQGLRNSAVAIVPVSFAFLALGVPMCTLLYASSGVEAAQGMGFILMAFGLGLIPYSVQYVVLRGFYAYEDTRTPFYNTVIVAAVNAAASAICYVVLPAQWAVVGMAASYGLAYAVGVGIAWRRLSKRLGGDLDGTHVMRTYARLCMASVPAAIVAGAVGFGLLKLLGEGALGSLAALVVGGAVLLGVFFVAAKRMRIAELNSMVGMVRGRLGR, encoded by the coding sequence ATGAACGCGCCGTACGACGGTGACCGCGGCCAGGGCCCGGGCGGCCCTGCGCCGTCCGGTGGGACGCCCGCGGCCCCTCCCGGCGCCGGCCACCCGCCGGTGCCGCCCCCGCAGGGCCAGGAACCCTACGCACAGAACCCGCAGGGCCAGGACCCCCACGCGCAGAACCCGTACGCCCAGGATCCCTACGTCCAGGACGCCTACGCCCACGACCCGTACCGGGCCCAGGACATGTCCGCGCAGGACCCGGTGACCGAGGCGCTCTACGACCGCGCCGCGCACCCGCCGCCCCCGCCCGGCACCTACCAGGACCCGCACGCGCTCTACCAGCAGCCCGCCGCGCCGCAGCACGCCCCCGACCCCCGGGTGTGGGCGCAGACCCCGGCGCCCGAGCCGGACGGCCCCTCGCGTCATCTGCCGTACGGCGACGACGCGCGCACGGTCCAGTTCACCGGGGTCGACGACCTGGTGACCCGGGCCGGTGAGGAGGAGCCCGAGCCGGACGCGTTCGCGCACCTCTACCGGGACCAGCAGGCGCCCGGGCAGGTGCCCACGCCCACCCAGGAGCCGGACCCGCTGCCCGCGCCCGCCCCCAAGAAGTCCGGCCGTGCCTCCGGACTGCTGAAGTCGAGCGCGGTGATGGCGGCCGGCACCCTGGTCTCCCGGCTGACCGGCTTCGTCCGCAGCCTGGTGATCACCGGCGCGCTCGGCGCGGCCCTGCTCGGCGACACCTTCACCATCGCCTACACCCTGCCGACGATGATCTACATCCTCACCGTCGGCGGCGGCCTCAACTCGGTCTTCGTCCCCCAGCTCGTCCGCTCGATGAAGAACGACGAGGACGGCGGCGAGGCCTACGCCAACCGTCTGCTCACCCTGGTCATGGTGGCGCTCGGCCTCATCGTGGCCCTGGCCGGCTTCGCGGCGCCGCTGCTGATCCGGTTGATGTCGAACACCATCGCCGACGACGCCGCGGCCAACAGCGTGGCCGTGACCTTCGCCCGCTACTGCCTGCCCACGATCTTCTTCATGGGCGTGCACGTGGTGATGGGCCAGATCCTCAACGCCCGCGGCAAGTTCGGCGCGATGATGTGGACCCCGGTCCTCAACAACATCGTCATGATCGTCACCTTCGGCCTGTTCATCTGGGTCTACGGCACCTCCGCCGAGTCCCACATGGGCGTGCAGACCATCCCGGACGAGGGCATCCGCCTGCTCGGCATCGGCACCCTGCTCGGCCTCGTCGTCCAGGCCCTGGCGATGATCCCGTACCTGCGCGAGACGGGCTTCCGCTTCCGTCCCCGCTTCGACTGGAAGGGCCACGGGCTCGGCAAGACGGTCAAGCTGGCCAAGTGGACCGTCCTCTTCGTCCTCGCCAACCAGGCGGGCGTCCTGGTCGTCACCCAGCTCGCCACCGCCGCCGGTGAGGAGTCCGGGAAGAACGGTGCGGGCTTCCTCGCCTACTCCAACGCCCAGCTGATCTGGGGCATGCCGCAGGCCATCATCACGGTCTCCGTCATGGCCGCGCTGCTGCCGCGGATCTCCCGCGCCGCCCACGACGACGACCCCGGCGCCGTCCGGGACGACATCTCGCAGGGCCTGCGGAACTCGGCCGTCGCGATCGTCCCGGTCTCCTTCGCCTTCCTGGCGCTCGGCGTCCCGATGTGCACCCTGCTCTACGCCTCCAGCGGTGTCGAGGCCGCCCAGGGCATGGGCTTCATCCTGATGGCCTTCGGCCTCGGCCTGATCCCCTACTCCGTCCAGTACGTCGTGCTCCGCGGCTTCTACGCCTACGAGGACACCCGGACGCCCTTCTACAACACGGTGATCGTCGCCGCCGTCAACGCGGCCGCCTCGGCGATCTGCTACGTCGTCCTGCCCGCCCAGTGGGCGGTCGTCGGCATGGCCGCCTCGTACGGGCTCGCCTACGCCGTCGGCGTCGGCATCGCGTGGCGCCGGCTCAGCAAGCGCCTGGGCGGCGACCTGGACGGCACCCACGTGATGCGGACCTACGCGCGGCTCTGCATGGCCTCCGTGCCCGCCGCGATCGTCGCCGGCGCCGTCGGTTTCGGTCTGCTGAAACTGCTCGGCGAGGGCGCCCTGGGCTCGCTCGCCGCCCTCGTGGTCGGCGGGGCGGTGCTCCTCGGCGTCTTCTTCGTCGCGGCGAAGCGCATGCGGATCGCGGAGCTCAACAGCATGGTCGGCATGGTCCGCGGACGTCTGGGACGCTGA
- a CDS encoding DUF6049 family protein, whose amino-acid sequence MAEAADIQGTGPSPARRWLRRTITVAFGAPLLAGLLQAPVVAAPAATSEDGTGSRTVDVSLDTLAPSAPVAGDTVTVTGTVTNRGKKTVTDATVNLRVGPRMTSRSEIEQVTGRTGFRNDSDPAPVEDAPTVKIPRLGAGLSTDFSLSVPVSELGLDEEGVYQLGVSLTGQTSDRQYDRVLGIERTFLPYQPEATEKKTQVAYLWPLIASAHVSAQTATDDQQTPVFEDDALAAELRPGGRLDQLVTLGKDLPVTWVVDPDLLASVDAMANGYRVKDGDLDVAGKNQAVAERWLDALEKAVQGHKVVALPFADPDLASLAHRGKDVPGSLGHLQSATALAGVTVETVLHVPASTDFAWPADGAVDPSIAAVATSAGADKVIARSDSVRDDLPYTPTAARPLGNGSTTAVVSDALLSTAFDGDMVRAENSTLAVQKFLAQSLAVTLEQPEDQRSIVVAPQRMPTAAQAQAMATALKGLSGRRWTQPTDLLAAAAAKPDPDASTTVPSSSRYPKALRDRELPVQAFRDMKTTRDELDDFKVILTQPERVVTPFGNAINREMSTSWRGEARAAAIYRNNVLDYLQTLTKGVQLVDKSDLTLSGRSATIPVTVQNKLLQGVDNLVLRLTSANKNRLELNGDRYAELPVKVGGGHSQSVKFTASANVNGQVPMTAQLYTEDGTPYGQPMDFTVKVSEITPTVMLVIAGGVLLLVLAGVRMYSQRKRVAARNAEAEAAEATEDDTASEPGRDEPGEEESSGDEPVQPSDPTPDTGPESGDPSGPSEKVDR is encoded by the coding sequence GTGGCCGAGGCGGCAGACATCCAGGGAACCGGTCCCTCACCTGCCCGCCGATGGCTGCGGCGCACGATCACCGTCGCCTTCGGGGCGCCGCTCCTCGCCGGCCTGCTCCAGGCCCCGGTCGTCGCCGCTCCGGCGGCCACCTCCGAGGACGGCACCGGCTCCAGGACCGTCGATGTGTCACTCGACACGCTGGCCCCGAGCGCTCCCGTCGCGGGCGACACCGTCACCGTCACCGGCACGGTGACCAACCGGGGCAAGAAGACCGTCACCGACGCGACCGTGAACCTGCGCGTCGGGCCGAGGATGACGAGCCGCAGCGAGATCGAGCAGGTCACGGGGCGCACCGGTTTCCGGAACGACAGCGACCCCGCTCCCGTCGAGGACGCCCCCACCGTCAAGATCCCCCGGCTGGGAGCCGGCCTCAGCACCGACTTCTCGCTGTCCGTCCCCGTCTCCGAGCTCGGACTCGACGAGGAGGGCGTCTACCAGCTGGGCGTCTCCCTCACCGGGCAGACCTCGGACCGGCAGTACGACCGGGTGCTCGGCATCGAGCGGACCTTCCTGCCGTACCAGCCGGAGGCCACCGAGAAGAAGACCCAGGTCGCCTACCTCTGGCCGCTGATCGCCTCGGCGCACGTCTCGGCGCAGACGGCCACGGACGACCAGCAGACCCCGGTCTTCGAGGACGACGCCCTGGCGGCCGAGCTGCGTCCGGGCGGGCGCCTGGACCAGCTGGTCACGCTGGGCAAGGACCTGCCGGTCACCTGGGTGGTCGACCCGGACCTGCTGGCCTCCGTCGACGCCATGGCGAACGGCTACCGCGTCAAGGACGGCGACCTGGACGTCGCAGGCAAGAACCAGGCCGTCGCCGAGCGGTGGCTGGACGCGCTGGAGAAGGCGGTCCAGGGGCACAAGGTCGTCGCCCTGCCCTTCGCGGACCCCGACCTGGCCTCGCTGGCCCACCGGGGCAAGGACGTCCCCGGCTCCCTCGGCCACCTCCAGTCGGCGACCGCCCTGGCGGGCGTGACGGTCGAGACCGTCCTCCACGTGCCGGCGTCCACCGACTTCGCCTGGCCCGCCGACGGAGCCGTGGACCCCTCCATCGCGGCGGTCGCGACCTCGGCCGGCGCCGACAAGGTGATCGCCCGGAGCGACAGCGTCCGCGACGACCTTCCCTACACGCCCACGGCCGCCCGCCCCCTCGGCAACGGCAGCACCACGGCCGTGGTGAGCGACGCCCTCCTGTCCACCGCCTTCGACGGCGACATGGTCCGCGCGGAGAACTCCACGCTCGCGGTCCAGAAGTTCCTCGCCCAGTCCCTGGCGGTCACCCTGGAGCAGCCGGAGGACCAGCGCAGCATCGTGGTCGCCCCGCAACGGATGCCGACCGCAGCCCAGGCGCAGGCCATGGCGACCGCCCTGAAGGGCCTCTCCGGCCGGCGCTGGACCCAGCCGACCGACCTCCTCGCGGCCGCCGCGGCCAAGCCGGACCCGGACGCCTCCACCACGGTGCCGAGCAGCTCCCGCTACCCGAAGGCGCTGCGCGACCGGGAGCTTCCGGTCCAGGCCTTCCGTGACATGAAGACCACCCGGGACGAGCTGGACGACTTCAAGGTCATCCTGACCCAGCCGGAGCGCGTCGTGACGCCGTTCGGCAACGCGATCAACCGCGAGATGTCGACCTCCTGGCGCGGTGAGGCCCGGGCGGCCGCGATCTACCGGAACAACGTCCTGGACTACCTGCAGACCCTCACCAAGGGCGTCCAGCTCGTCGACAAGTCCGACCTCACGCTCTCCGGCCGCAGCGCGACGATCCCCGTGACCGTCCAGAACAAGCTGCTCCAGGGCGTGGACAACCTGGTGCTGCGCCTCACCTCCGCCAACAAGAACCGACTGGAGCTGAACGGCGACAGGTACGCCGAGCTCCCGGTGAAGGTCGGCGGCGGACACAGCCAGTCGGTGAAGTTCACCGCCTCGGCGAACGTCAACGGCCAGGTGCCGATGACGGCCCAGCTCTACACCGAGGACGGCACCCCGTACGGGCAGCCGATGGACTTCACCGTGAAGGTCTCCGAGATCACTCCCACGGTGATGCTCGTGATCGCCGGCGGTGTCCTCCTCCTCGTTCTCGCCGGCGTGCGCATGTACAGCCAGCGCAAGCGGGTGGCCGCCCGGAACGCCGAGGCCGAGGCGGCCGAGGCCACCGAGGACGACACCGCTTCGGAGCCCGGCCGGGACGAGCCCGGCGAAGAGGAGTCCTCCGGGGACGAACCCGTGCAGCCGAGTGACCCGACACCGGACACCGGACCCGAAAGCGGCGACCCGTCGGGCCCGAGTGAGAAAGTGGACCGTTGA
- a CDS encoding protein kinase family protein — MAERSTAAVDVADNSGDDPLTAKADTAATDGVAEDQKTAEKTAEATESKAVERQSGEQPPITAPELHSGHKLARRYRLEECVTRLDGFSSWRAVDEKLRRAVGVHLLPADHPRARSVLAAARSSALLGDPRFVQVLDAVEENDLVYVVHEWLPDSTELTALLAAGPLEPHDAYQLVSQVSQAMAAAHREGLAHLRLTPSAVLRSSTGQYRIRGLAVNAALRGITAERPQRTDTEAIGALLYAALTQRWPYENDAHGLSGLPKGVGLLPPDQVRAGVHRGLAEIAMRALANDGATASRQEPPCTTPDELAKAVAAMPRVKPPEPEFTAPPEYQHTTYQQGTYGRPQPRPPVTQPVVVPPAPLESRTGRALKWAVSALLIAALGLGSWQIADRLLNQTKADETPPTQQLPQDKDNKEPKADGKPVAIETAHDFDPQGSDGSENPQDIKNAYDGDPNTSWTTSSYKGYSKFGNLKDGVGIILDLGKVQQVAKVEVSFNGTTSAELRTTPESFSSEPSQLGDFTKQTAGTGSQVGLVPPKPLKTRYVLVWLTDLPAGEGGYRGEISDIKITS; from the coding sequence GTGGCGGAACGTAGCACGGCCGCCGTCGACGTGGCCGACAACAGCGGTGACGACCCGCTGACCGCGAAAGCGGACACGGCCGCGACCGACGGGGTGGCGGAAGACCAGAAGACGGCGGAGAAGACCGCCGAGGCCACGGAGAGCAAGGCGGTCGAGCGACAGAGCGGCGAACAGCCCCCCATCACGGCACCCGAGCTGCACAGCGGCCACAAGCTGGCCAGACGCTACCGGCTGGAGGAGTGCGTCACCCGTCTGGACGGGTTCAGCAGCTGGCGCGCCGTCGACGAGAAGCTGCGCCGCGCGGTCGGGGTCCACCTGCTGCCGGCCGACCACCCCAGGGCCCGGTCGGTCCTGGCCGCGGCCCGCTCCTCGGCCCTCCTCGGCGACCCCCGGTTCGTCCAGGTCCTCGACGCCGTCGAGGAGAACGACCTCGTGTACGTCGTGCACGAGTGGCTGCCCGACTCCACCGAGCTGACCGCGCTGCTCGCGGCCGGCCCCCTGGAGCCCCACGACGCGTACCAGCTCGTCAGCCAGGTCTCCCAGGCCATGGCCGCCGCCCACCGCGAGGGCCTCGCCCACCTCCGGCTCACGCCGAGCGCCGTGCTGCGCAGCTCCACCGGCCAGTACCGGATCCGCGGCCTGGCCGTGAACGCCGCCCTGCGCGGCATCACCGCCGAGCGTCCGCAGCGCACGGACACCGAGGCGATCGGCGCCCTGCTCTATGCCGCGCTCACCCAGCGCTGGCCGTACGAGAACGACGCGCACGGCCTCTCCGGCCTCCCCAAGGGCGTCGGGCTGCTCCCGCCCGACCAGGTGCGCGCGGGCGTCCACCGCGGTCTCGCGGAGATCGCCATGCGTGCCCTGGCGAACGACGGGGCCACCGCCTCGCGTCAGGAGCCGCCCTGCACCACCCCGGACGAGCTGGCCAAGGCCGTGGCGGCGATGCCCCGCGTCAAGCCTCCGGAGCCGGAGTTCACCGCCCCGCCCGAGTACCAGCACACGACGTACCAGCAGGGCACCTACGGACGCCCCCAGCCGCGCCCCCCCGTCACCCAGCCGGTGGTCGTCCCGCCGGCCCCACTGGAGAGCCGTACGGGCAGGGCGCTGAAGTGGGCCGTCTCGGCGCTGCTGATCGCCGCGCTGGGCCTCGGCAGCTGGCAGATCGCGGACCGGCTCTTGAACCAGACCAAGGCGGACGAGACCCCGCCGACCCAGCAGCTGCCGCAGGACAAGGACAACAAGGAGCCGAAGGCGGACGGGAAGCCGGTCGCGATCGAGACCGCGCACGACTTCGATCCGCAGGGCAGCGACGGCAGCGAGAACCCTCAGGACATAAAGAACGCCTACGACGGCGACCCGAACACGTCGTGGACGACCAGCAGTTACAAGGGGTATTCGAAGTTCGGCAACCTGAAGGACGGGGTCGGCATCATCCTCGACCTCGGCAAGGTCCAGCAGGTCGCCAAGGTCGAGGTCTCGTTCAACGGCACCACGTCGGCCGAGCTGCGGACGACTCCCGAGAGCTTCTCCTCGGAACCGAGCCAACTGGGCGACTTCACCAAGCAGACCGCGGGTACGGGATCCCAGGTGGGTCTCGTTCCCCCCAAGCCGTTGAAGACGCGCTACGTTCTGGTCTGGCTGACGGATCTACCCGCGGGCGAAGGCGGCTACCGGGGCGAGATCTCGGACATCAAGATCACCAGCTGA
- a CDS encoding MFS transporter encodes MSVVRDLRVLLRLRNFRRLLAVRLLSQCADGTYQVALATYVVFSPEKQTSPGAIASAMAVLLLPYSLVGPFAGVLLDRWQRRQVFLYGNLLRALLACGTALLVLASVPDWLFYASALSVTAVNRFVLAGLSASLPRVVDEERLVMANSLSPTAGTLAATLGGGLAFGVRLLADNSDAVVVAFGAVLYLCAALASLRMSRELLGPDAAPVPQPLASALKSTAHGLAAGMRHLAERRPAARALVTVALMRFCYGALLVTVLMLCRYAWSSTDSDGLALLGLAVAASGAGFFAAAVLSPWAIGRFGPFGWMTVCTAAAAVLVPALGLTFTPAPFLVAAFVLGLITQGAKIATDTVVQRAVDDPYRGRVFSLYDVLFNVAFVGAAGVAALMLPPDGRSPLLVVLVALVYAAIAVALRRESRKG; translated from the coding sequence ATGTCCGTCGTACGTGATCTGCGCGTACTCCTGCGCCTGCGGAACTTCCGCCGCCTGCTCGCCGTCCGGCTGCTCTCCCAATGCGCCGACGGCACCTACCAGGTGGCCCTGGCCACGTACGTCGTCTTCTCCCCCGAGAAACAGACCTCACCCGGCGCGATCGCCTCCGCCATGGCGGTGCTCCTGCTCCCGTACTCGCTCGTCGGGCCCTTCGCCGGAGTGCTCCTCGACCGCTGGCAGCGCCGCCAGGTCTTCCTGTACGGCAACCTCCTGCGCGCCCTGCTGGCCTGCGGGACCGCCCTTCTCGTCCTCGCCTCCGTGCCGGACTGGCTCTTCTACGCCTCCGCCCTCTCCGTCACCGCCGTCAACCGGTTCGTCCTGGCAGGGCTCTCGGCCTCCCTCCCCCGTGTCGTCGACGAAGAGCGGCTCGTGATGGCGAACTCGCTCTCGCCCACCGCGGGCACCCTCGCCGCGACCCTGGGCGGCGGCCTCGCGTTCGGCGTCCGGCTCCTCGCCGACAACTCCGACGCGGTCGTCGTGGCCTTCGGTGCCGTCCTCTACCTCTGTGCCGCCCTGGCCTCCCTGCGGATGTCCCGGGAACTCCTCGGCCCCGATGCCGCCCCCGTGCCCCAACCCCTCGCCTCGGCCCTGAAGTCGACGGCCCACGGTCTGGCCGCGGGCATGCGGCACCTCGCCGAACGACGCCCCGCAGCCCGGGCACTCGTCACGGTGGCCCTCATGCGCTTCTGTTACGGCGCCCTGCTCGTCACCGTGCTCATGCTCTGCCGCTACGCCTGGAGCTCCACGGACTCCGACGGCCTCGCCCTTCTCGGGCTCGCCGTCGCCGCGTCCGGTGCCGGCTTCTTCGCGGCCGCCGTCCTCTCGCCCTGGGCGATCGGAAGGTTCGGGCCCTTCGGCTGGATGACCGTGTGCACGGCCGCGGCCGCCGTCCTCGTGCCGGCACTCGGGCTGACCTTCACCCCGGCTCCCTTCCTCGTCGCCGCCTTCGTGCTCGGGCTCATCACCCAAGGGGCCAAGATCGCGACGGACACGGTGGTCCAGAGGGCCGTGGACGACCCCTATCGGGGGAGGGTCTTCTCCCTCTACGACGTGCTGTTCAACGTCGCCTTCGTGGGCGCGGCGGGGGTGGCGGCGTTGATGCTGCCACCCGACGGCCGGTCGCCCCTGCTGGTCGTGCTGGTGGCCCTGGTCTACGCGGCGATCGCCGTGGCCTTGCGACGGGAAAGCCGGAAGGGGTGA
- a CDS encoding CCA tRNA nucleotidyltransferase, with product MPNANEDTPTALSQVQRRAVSELLRVSPVADDLARRFQEAGFSLALVGGSVRDALLGRLGNDLDFTTDARPEDVLKIVRPWADAVWEVGIAFGTVGCQKEGYQVEVTTYRSEAYDRTSRKPEVSYGDSIDEDLVRRDFTVNAMAVALPEKEFIDPYGGLEDLSARVLRTPGTPEESFSDDPLRMMRAARFAAQLDFEVAPEVVTAMKEMSGRIEIVSAERVREELNKLLLSAHPRKGLGLLVDTGLADHVLPELPALRLESDEHHRHKDVYEHSLTVLDQAIDLEEDGPDLVLRLAALLHDIGKPRTRRFEKDGRVSFHHHEVVGAKMTKKRMTALKYSNEMIKDVSRLVELHLRFHGYGTGEWTDSAVRRYVRDAGPLLSRLHKLTRSDCTTRNKRKAGALSRAYDGLEDRIAQLQEQEELDAIRPDLDGNQIQEILGIGPGPAIGQAYKFLLELRLENGPMEHDQAVAALKEWWAARD from the coding sequence GTGCCGAACGCCAACGAAGACACCCCGACTGCACTGAGCCAGGTGCAACGCCGCGCGGTCAGTGAACTGCTGCGTGTGTCCCCTGTCGCCGACGACCTCGCCCGCCGTTTCCAGGAGGCCGGGTTCAGCCTCGCGCTGGTCGGCGGCTCGGTGCGGGACGCGCTGCTCGGCCGGCTCGGCAACGACCTGGACTTCACCACCGACGCCCGCCCCGAGGACGTACTGAAGATCGTCCGTCCGTGGGCCGACGCGGTGTGGGAGGTCGGCATCGCCTTCGGGACCGTCGGCTGCCAGAAGGAGGGCTACCAGGTCGAGGTCACCACGTACCGCTCGGAGGCGTACGACCGGACCTCCCGGAAGCCCGAGGTCTCCTACGGCGACTCCATCGACGAGGACCTCGTCCGGCGTGACTTCACCGTCAACGCCATGGCCGTGGCCCTCCCCGAGAAGGAGTTCATCGACCCGTACGGCGGTCTCGAGGACCTGTCCGCCCGGGTCCTGCGCACCCCGGGCACGCCGGAGGAGTCCTTCTCCGACGACCCCCTGCGCATGATGCGGGCCGCCCGGTTCGCCGCGCAGCTGGACTTCGAGGTCGCCCCCGAGGTCGTGACGGCCATGAAGGAGATGTCGGGCCGGATCGAGATCGTCTCCGCCGAGCGCGTCCGTGAGGAACTCAACAAGCTGCTGCTCTCGGCGCACCCCCGGAAGGGCCTCGGGCTCCTCGTGGACACGGGCCTCGCCGACCACGTGCTGCCCGAGCTGCCGGCGCTGCGTCTGGAGAGCGATGAGCACCACAGGCACAAGGACGTCTACGAGCACTCGCTGACCGTGCTCGACCAGGCGATCGACCTGGAGGAGGACGGCCCCGACCTGGTGCTGCGCCTCGCCGCCCTGCTCCATGACATCGGCAAGCCGCGCACCCGCCGCTTCGAGAAGGACGGCCGCGTCTCCTTCCACCACCACGAGGTGGTCGGCGCGAAGATGACCAAGAAGCGCATGACCGCGCTCAAGTACTCCAACGAGATGATCAAGGACGTCTCGCGGCTCGTGGAGCTGCACCTCCGCTTCCACGGCTACGGGACCGGCGAGTGGACCGACTCCGCCGTGCGGCGCTACGTCCGCGATGCCGGGCCGCTGCTCTCGCGGCTGCACAAGCTGACCCGCTCGGACTGCACCACGCGGAACAAGCGCAAGGCGGGTGCGCTCTCCCGCGCCTACGACGGCCTTGAGGACCGCATCGCCCAGCTCCAGGAGCAGGAGGAGCTGGACGCGATCCGACCCGACCTCGACGGCAACCAGATCCAGGAGATCCTGGGCATCGGACCGGGTCCGGCCATCGGCCAGGCGTACAAGTTCCTGCTGGAACTCCGGCTCGAGAACGGTCCCATGGAGCACGACCAGGCCGTCGCCGCGCTCAAGGAATGGTGGGCAGCGCGCGACTGA